A genomic region of Equus caballus isolate H_3958 breed thoroughbred chromosome 1, TB-T2T, whole genome shotgun sequence contains the following coding sequences:
- the NDN gene encoding necdin, whose amino-acid sequence MSEQSKDVCDPNFTAEPSNSEVYGSPGVPGGPSPPASQAATLAGPESPPLGPTDASLALPPSQAPSEEGDPKALQQAAEEGRAHQAPSAAQPSPTPPAPAQLVQKAHELMWYVLVKDQKRMIIWFPDMVKDVIGSYKKWCRSILRRTSLILARVFGLHLRLTSLHTMEFSLVKALEPEELDRVALSNRMPMTGLLLMILSLIYVKGRGARESAVWNVLRILGLRPWKKHSTFGDVRKLITEEFVQQNYLKYQRVPHVEPPEYEFFWGSRASREITKMQIMEFLARVFKKDPQAWPSRYREALEEARALREADPTAHCPRSSVSED is encoded by the coding sequence ATGTCCGAACAAAGTAAGGATGTGTGCGACCCCAACTTTACAGCCGAGCCCTCCAACTCTGAGGTGTACGGCAGCCCTGGGGTTCCCGGGGGGCCCTCTCCACCCGCGTCTCAGGCCGCGACCCTTGCAGGGCCAGAGAGCCCTCCTCTAGGCCCGACCGACGCCTCTCTGGCCTTGCCGCCATCCCAGGCCCCAAGCGAAGAGGGAGACCCGAAGGCCCTGCAGCAGGCCGCGGAGGAAGGCCGCGCCCACCAGGCCCCAAGcgctgcccagcccagcccaacgCCGCCCGCCCCGGCCCAGCTGGTGCAGAAGGCGCATGAGCTCATGTGGTACGTGCTGGTCAAGGACCAGAAGAGGATGATCATCTGGTTTCCAGACATGGTGAAGGATGTCATCGGTAGTTACAAGAAATGGTGCAGAAGCATTCTCAGGCGCACCAGCCTCATCCTCGCCCGAGTGTTTGGGCTACACCTTAGGCTGACCAGCCTGCACACGATGGAGTTCTCGCTCGTCAAAGCGCTGGAGCCGGAGGAGCTGGACAGAGTGGCGCTGAGCAACCGCATGCCCATGACAGGCCTCCTGCTGATGATCCTGAGCCTCATCTATGTGAAGGGTCGCGGCGCCAGAGAGAGTGCTGTCTGGAACGTGCTGCGCATCCTGGGGCTGCGGCCCTGGAAGAAGCACTCCACCTTTGGAGATGTGAGAAAGCTCATCACCGAGGAGTTCGTCCAGCAGAATTACCTGAAGTACCAGCGCGTACCCCACGTTGAGCCACCAGAGTACGAATTCTTCTGGGGCTCCCGTGCCAGCCGCGAAATCACCAAGATGCAAATCATGGAGTTCCTAGCCAGGGTCTTTAAAAAAGacccccaggcctggccttccCGATACAGAGAAGCTCTGGAGGAGGCCAGAGCCCTGCGGGAGGCCGATCCCACAGCCCACTGCCCCCGCAGCAGTGTCTCCGAGGACTAG